In Proteus vulgaris, one DNA window encodes the following:
- the rfaH gene encoding transcription/translation regulatory transformer protein RfaH gives MKKWHLLYCKRGQVPRAIEHLERQQVGCFTPMVTIEKIVRGKRTAVTEPLFPNYLFIEFDPEVIHTTTINSTRGVSSFVRFGQYPVTVPQDVIDTLQIPQLSSLTYSEENVPHSGDSVLITEGIFQGIQAIYQEPDGETRSILLLNILNSEVKKSVSNKEFKKESP, from the coding sequence ATGAAAAAATGGCACTTGCTGTATTGTAAACGAGGACAAGTTCCTCGCGCTATCGAACACTTAGAACGTCAGCAAGTGGGCTGTTTCACACCAATGGTTACCATAGAAAAAATAGTAAGAGGAAAACGCACAGCAGTAACCGAGCCTCTTTTTCCTAATTACCTTTTTATCGAGTTTGATCCTGAAGTGATCCATACCACAACCATTAACTCAACACGTGGAGTGAGCTCGTTTGTTCGCTTTGGGCAATATCCTGTCACTGTTCCTCAAGATGTGATTGATACATTACAAATACCTCAACTTTCATCACTCACTTATAGTGAAGAAAATGTACCTCATAGTGGAGATAGCGTATTGATTACAGAGGGTATTTTTCAAGGAATTCAAGCTATATATCAAGAACCTGATGGTGAGACTCGCTCAATTTTGCTTTTAAACATATTAAATAGCGAAGTGAAAAAATCAGTGAGTAATAAAGAATTTAAAAAAGAGTCTCCCTAG
- the ubiE gene encoding bifunctional demethylmenaquinone methyltransferase/2-methoxy-6-polyprenyl-1,4-benzoquinol methylase UbiE encodes MTQQTKETTDFGFQTVDKDDKQTMVARVFHSVASKYDLMNDLMSFGVHRIWKRYTIEASGVRRNQRVLDLAGGTGDLTAKFSRLVGENGEVVLADINDSMLKMGREKLRDHGIVGNVNYVQANAEELPFPDNHFDCITISFGLRNVTDKAKALRSMFRVLKPGGRLLVLEFSKPVLDPLSKIYDAYSFHILPKIGQVIVNDAESYRYLTESIRMHPDQETLKGMMEEAGFGQVTYTNMTGGIVALHKGFKF; translated from the coding sequence ATGACTCAACAAACTAAGGAAACAACAGATTTTGGTTTCCAAACCGTTGACAAAGATGATAAACAAACCATGGTTGCAAGGGTTTTTCACTCTGTCGCGTCTAAATATGATTTAATGAATGACTTGATGTCTTTCGGTGTCCACCGCATTTGGAAACGTTATACTATTGAAGCAAGTGGTGTAAGACGTAATCAACGAGTTCTTGATCTTGCGGGCGGTACTGGTGATTTAACAGCTAAATTCTCTCGTTTAGTAGGTGAAAATGGAGAAGTTGTTTTAGCTGATATTAATGATTCAATGCTGAAAATGGGACGTGAAAAGCTACGCGATCACGGTATTGTGGGTAATGTTAACTACGTACAAGCGAATGCTGAAGAGTTACCTTTCCCTGATAACCATTTTGATTGCATCACTATCTCCTTTGGCTTACGTAATGTGACCGATAAAGCGAAAGCATTGCGTTCTATGTTTCGTGTATTGAAACCAGGTGGACGATTGCTGGTGCTGGAGTTCTCTAAACCGGTTCTTGATCCTTTAAGCAAAATTTATGATGCTTACTCTTTCCATATCCTACCAAAAATTGGCCAAGTGATTGTAAATGATGCTGAAAGTTACCGTTATTTAACGGAGTCAATTCGTATGCATCCAGACCAAGAAACTTTAAAAGGTATGATGGAAGAAGCGGGATTTGGCCAAGTGACCTATACCAACATGACTGGCGGTATAGTTGCTCTACACAAAGGATTTAAATTCTGA
- the udp gene encoding uridine phosphorylase: MSDVFHLGLTKNDLQGATLAIVPGDPKRVEKIAKLMDNPVHLASLREYTSWRGEIDGKAVIVCSTGIGGPSTSIAVEELAQLGIRTFLRIGTTGAIQEHINVGDILVTTAAVRLDGASLHFAPMEFPAVSDFECMNALYKAAKDNGSTVHVGVTASSDTFYPGQERYDTYTGRVVRRFKGSMKEWQEMGVMNYEMESATLLTMCASQGLRAGMVAGVIVNRTQQEIPDAELLKKTENNALGIVIEAARILMK; this comes from the coding sequence ATGTCTGATGTATTTCACTTAGGTTTAACCAAAAATGACCTACAGGGTGCCACTTTAGCAATTGTTCCAGGTGATCCTAAGCGTGTTGAAAAAATTGCAAAATTAATGGATAACCCTGTCCATCTGGCTTCTTTACGTGAATACACGTCATGGCGTGGTGAAATTGATGGCAAAGCAGTCATTGTTTGCTCAACGGGTATCGGTGGTCCATCTACTTCTATTGCAGTTGAAGAATTAGCGCAATTAGGTATTCGTACTTTCTTACGCATTGGTACAACAGGTGCAATTCAAGAACATATCAACGTAGGTGATATTCTTGTGACTACGGCCGCAGTCCGTTTAGATGGCGCGAGCTTACACTTTGCACCAATGGAATTCCCAGCAGTTTCTGACTTTGAATGTATGAATGCACTGTACAAAGCTGCTAAAGACAATGGCTCAACTGTACACGTAGGTGTAACTGCGTCTTCTGATACATTCTATCCAGGACAAGAACGTTACGATACTTATACAGGCCGTGTTGTTCGCCGTTTCAAAGGCTCGATGAAAGAGTGGCAAGAAATGGGCGTAATGAACTATGAAATGGAATCTGCAACATTATTGACAATGTGTGCAAGCCAAGGTTTACGTGCAGGTATGGTTGCAGGTGTTATCGTAAACCGTACTCAGCAAGAAATTCCAGATGCAGAATTACTGAAGAAAACAGAAAACAATGCACTTGGCATCGTTATTGAAGCAGCTCGTATTTTAATGAAATAA
- the pepE gene encoding dipeptidase PepE, whose protein sequence is MEVFLLSNGKIAGDPRWLSYAKDNIDNMIKKRGIRSAVLIAYAVIRSDHDQRARDLSEVLGIEVTCIEHFDSEVDAINNAECILVSGGNTWLLNQMLHEKGLVVPIQRAVRERNIPYIGWSAGCNVATPTIRTTNDMPVRSSVIMPSLGLFPVQINPHYIDASISGHMGETRDERIAEFCAINPEEIVVAIREGSYLYIHGEELHYYSAKNEGFKIFQHGKTFPEQFDTKLLSEWVPFRCL, encoded by the coding sequence ATGGAAGTTTTTTTATTAAGTAACGGAAAAATTGCCGGGGATCCACGATGGTTAAGTTATGCGAAAGATAATATCGATAACATGATCAAAAAACGTGGTATTCGTTCTGCTGTATTAATTGCCTATGCTGTTATTCGTTCTGATCATGACCAACGTGCTCGTGATTTATCAGAAGTGTTAGGTATTGAAGTGACTTGTATTGAGCATTTCGATTCAGAAGTTGACGCAATCAATAATGCGGAATGTATTTTAGTTAGCGGTGGTAATACTTGGTTATTAAACCAAATGCTACATGAAAAAGGATTAGTTGTTCCTATCCAACGTGCTGTCCGTGAACGTAATATTCCTTATATTGGTTGGAGCGCAGGTTGTAACGTTGCAACCCCAACAATTCGTACAACCAATGACATGCCAGTACGTTCCTCTGTTATCATGCCATCACTTGGCTTATTCCCTGTTCAAATTAACCCACATTACATTGATGCTTCTATTAGTGGTCATATGGGTGAAACACGTGATGAGCGTATTGCTGAGTTTTGTGCTATTAACCCTGAAGAGATTGTTGTGGCTATCCGTGAAGGGAGTTACTTATATATTCATGGTGAAGAATTACATTATTACAGCGCTAAAAATGAAGGTTTTAAAATCTTCCAACATGGAAAAACATTTCCTGAACAGTTTGATACTAAATTACTTTCAGAGTGGGTTCCATTCCGTTGTTTATAA
- a CDS encoding tyrosine-protein phosphatase, which translates to MTDILQTHPSVLPLVGGINFRDLGGKKLSNGGVIKPGMLFRSGSLDRLTHTDQSLLVDRNLFQIIDYRDAGEIIDKPDRVWEGAQYYHAPANPLSKEVSANLEKLTPEILEQFDAKAFMFQLYKLLPINNPAYKQLATLLKQPEKGGVVQHCAVGKDRTGVGSALVLFALGASLDVVMEDYLLTNETLAPYRAYLLEEHAKTMSEHIVDKFAYVYSVQEEFLQTALTSINQHYGNVDTWLEKDIGLDTASRDILQNYFLE; encoded by the coding sequence ATGACTGATATCTTACAAACACATCCTTCGGTGTTGCCTTTAGTTGGTGGGATCAACTTTCGTGATTTAGGTGGGAAAAAATTAAGTAACGGTGGTGTTATTAAACCTGGAATGCTCTTTCGCTCAGGCTCACTGGATAGATTAACCCATACAGATCAATCTCTTCTCGTCGATAGAAATCTTTTTCAAATCATTGATTATCGTGACGCCGGTGAAATTATTGATAAACCAGACCGGGTTTGGGAAGGGGCTCAATATTATCATGCACCTGCAAATCCATTATCAAAAGAAGTCTCCGCCAATCTTGAAAAATTGACACCTGAAATATTAGAGCAATTTGATGCTAAAGCATTTATGTTTCAGTTATATAAGTTATTACCTATTAATAATCCTGCATATAAACAACTGGCTACACTATTAAAGCAACCTGAAAAAGGGGGTGTAGTGCAACATTGTGCAGTAGGTAAAGATAGAACAGGCGTAGGTTCTGCATTAGTCTTGTTTGCACTCGGTGCTTCTTTAGATGTGGTGATGGAAGACTACCTACTTACGAATGAAACATTAGCCCCTTATCGTGCTTACCTCTTAGAAGAGCATGCTAAAACAATGAGTGAACATATTGTCGATAAATTTGCCTATGTTTATTCTGTACAAGAAGAGTTTTTACAAACGGCACTAACCAGTATTAATCAGCATTATGGCAACGTCGATACGTGGTTAGAGAAAGATATTGGTTTAGATACTGCAAGCCGAGATATCTTACAAAATTATTTTCTCGAATAA
- the tatB gene encoding Sec-independent protein translocase protein TatB: MFDIGFSQLLLVMVIGLVFLGPERLPVAVKTIAGWVRALRSLAANVQNELTQELKLQELQESLKKVEEKANLQTLSPELKASMDELKEAAQSLKQTYQAPSTPDSTTEQSVKTDSTEPSPSDLAALAEADEVNDDANSHKPVVAESVTKTEVPVTKTVTIEKKTTDQVNGEH; encoded by the coding sequence GTGTTTGACATTGGTTTTAGTCAGCTGCTATTGGTCATGGTGATTGGTCTTGTTTTTCTGGGGCCAGAACGTTTGCCCGTAGCAGTAAAAACAATTGCTGGCTGGGTAAGGGCGCTACGCTCTTTGGCTGCGAATGTACAAAATGAGCTAACTCAAGAACTTAAACTTCAAGAACTCCAAGAGAGTTTGAAGAAAGTTGAAGAGAAAGCAAATTTACAAACGTTATCGCCAGAGTTAAAAGCGTCTATGGATGAGTTAAAAGAGGCTGCACAGTCTTTAAAGCAGACTTATCAAGCACCTTCAACGCCAGACTCAACAACAGAGCAGTCTGTAAAAACCGACTCTACGGAACCTTCACCTTCTGATCTTGCTGCGCTTGCTGAAGCTGATGAAGTTAATGATGATGCTAACAGCCATAAACCTGTTGTGGCAGAAAGTGTTACAAAGACAGAAGTTCCTGTTACTAAGACAGTAACAATAGAGAAAAAAACAACTGATCAGGTCAATGGTGAGCATTAA
- a CDS encoding ubiquinone biosynthesis accessory factor UbiJ → MEKATFSHDIATQVLYPLLTASMETALNHVLYQENVLKPARNRLAGKVLALSINEFPRSIYLVFSEQQVDVLSQWDDETDCLIKTKLLTLIKLRDRQKMSELINRGDITIDGDMQVVQNWSALLDMAQWDPAQYLAPYIGDIAAQSLTVVAGKGVQLFSSLLSHQKGYLRDALIEEWKTAPSALETVHFYDEIEQLAQQTAELEKRLGTLEKK, encoded by the coding sequence ATGGAAAAAGCCACTTTTTCTCATGATATTGCTACTCAAGTGCTGTATCCGCTGTTAACAGCATCAATGGAGACAGCTCTTAATCACGTTTTATATCAGGAAAATGTGCTTAAACCTGCCCGCAATCGCCTTGCGGGCAAAGTGTTGGCGCTTTCTATCAATGAGTTTCCTCGTTCCATCTACTTAGTCTTTAGCGAACAACAAGTTGATGTATTAAGCCAGTGGGATGATGAAACTGATTGTTTGATAAAAACAAAATTACTTACTCTGATTAAGCTTCGCGATCGCCAAAAAATGTCAGAATTGATCAATCGTGGCGATATCACTATTGATGGTGATATGCAGGTTGTTCAAAATTGGTCTGCATTGCTAGATATGGCGCAGTGGGATCCCGCGCAATATTTAGCACCGTATATTGGCGACATAGCAGCGCAAAGTTTGACTGTTGTTGCAGGAAAGGGCGTTCAGTTATTTTCTTCACTCTTGAGTCACCAAAAAGGTTATTTGCGTGATGCGTTAATTGAGGAGTGGAAAACCGCACCTAGTGCATTAGAAACAGTCCATTTTTATGATGAAATAGAACAACTTGCACAGCAAACAGCCGAACTAGAAAAACGGTTAGGCACATTGGAGAAAAAATAA
- the tatA gene encoding twin-arginine translocase TatA/TatE family subunit, with translation MGGISIWQLLIIAVIVVLLFGTNKLRTLGSDLGASVKGFKKAIGDEAADKDTNNAEKTNNDADFDTKNLAQKTSTEEKSTTESKNKEQV, from the coding sequence ATGGGCGGTATTAGCATTTGGCAATTACTTATCATCGCTGTCATCGTTGTCTTATTATTTGGTACAAATAAACTGCGCACATTGGGCTCAGATTTAGGTGCATCAGTAAAAGGCTTTAAAAAAGCGATTGGTGACGAAGCTGCAGATAAAGACACCAACAACGCTGAAAAAACAAATAACGACGCAGATTTTGATACTAAAAATTTAGCGCAGAAGACTTCAACAGAAGAGAAGTCTACAACTGAGAGCAAAAACAAAGAGCAGGTATAA
- the rmuC gene encoding DNA recombination protein RmuC: protein MDIQLLYGIIGLLGGVLVGGALVWWSIQQRLADKEAMLRENYTQLAVAQEKSAIIPSLQQHIEQLEQELRAQREIITSQEAELREVTTRWEESRISAEEKQRLLVNSEQRLATQFENLANRIFEQSGRKAEELNRQGLTHLLSPFREQLESFRRQVQDGFGQEARERHTLVHEIRQLQQLNVKMAQEAVNLTNALKGDNKVQGNWGETVLARILESSGLREGHEFETQVSIRHENGGRYQPDVIVHLPHGRDVIIDAKMSLVAYEKYFSSHDDNERKQALYAHVNSIRTHIKGLSVKDYHKLPGVTSLDYVLMFIPIEPAYLVAIGHSPDLLEEALKNNIMLVGPSTLLVALRTIAALWRYEYQSQNAQEIADRAAKMYDKLRLFVDDMQGLGNSIQKAQSGYLLAMKKLSEGRGNLISQAEGFKSLGVEIKKTIDNDLIEKSTSD, encoded by the coding sequence GTGGATATTCAGTTGTTATATGGGATCATTGGTTTATTAGGCGGTGTACTGGTCGGTGGCGCGCTTGTTTGGTGGTCTATCCAGCAACGTCTAGCTGATAAAGAAGCCATGCTACGTGAAAACTACACACAGCTTGCCGTTGCCCAAGAAAAATCAGCAATTATCCCCTCTTTACAACAGCATATAGAGCAACTAGAGCAAGAATTGCGTGCTCAACGAGAAATTATTACCTCTCAAGAAGCAGAATTAAGAGAAGTGACAACGCGGTGGGAAGAGAGTCGAATATCTGCTGAAGAAAAACAGCGACTATTAGTCAATAGTGAGCAACGGCTTGCGACGCAATTTGAAAATCTGGCTAATCGTATTTTTGAACAAAGTGGGCGTAAAGCCGAAGAGTTAAATCGACAAGGGCTAACGCATTTACTGTCACCTTTTCGTGAACAACTGGAAAGTTTTCGACGCCAAGTTCAAGATGGTTTTGGGCAAGAAGCCAGAGAGCGGCATACCTTAGTTCATGAAATTCGCCAGCTTCAACAATTAAATGTCAAGATGGCACAAGAAGCGGTTAACCTAACAAATGCCTTAAAAGGGGACAATAAAGTCCAAGGTAATTGGGGGGAAACGGTTTTAGCGCGTATATTAGAGTCTTCAGGATTACGTGAAGGCCATGAGTTTGAAACACAGGTGAGTATTCGCCATGAAAATGGCGGTCGCTATCAACCTGACGTTATTGTGCATTTACCTCATGGTAGGGATGTCATTATCGACGCTAAAATGTCGCTGGTGGCATATGAAAAGTATTTTAGTAGCCATGATGATAATGAACGTAAACAGGCGCTTTATGCACATGTAAACTCAATTAGAACGCATATTAAAGGATTGAGTGTAAAAGATTATCATAAACTACCGGGTGTTACGTCTTTAGACTATGTTTTGATGTTTATACCCATAGAGCCAGCTTATCTTGTTGCGATTGGTCATTCTCCTGATTTGTTAGAAGAAGCATTGAAAAACAATATAATGTTAGTTGGGCCATCCACTTTACTTGTTGCTTTGCGTACAATAGCGGCATTGTGGCGATATGAATATCAAAGCCAAAATGCGCAAGAAATTGCGGACAGAGCGGCTAAAATGTATGACAAATTAAGACTTTTCGTTGATGATATGCAAGGGCTAGGAAACAGTATTCAAAAAGCGCAGTCTGGCTATTTATTGGCGATGAAAAAACTCTCTGAAGGTCGTGGAAATCTTATCAGTCAAGCGGAAGGCTTCAAATCCCTAGGGGTTGAGATAAAAAAAACGATTGATAATGATCTCATTGAAAAATCGACGTCTGATTGA
- the ubiB gene encoding ubiquinone biosynthesis regulatory protein kinase UbiB, which produces MLLSELKRLYHIIQVFLSYGLDELIPKHRITLPARLGCRALFWIKNKHPEKPLGERLRLALQTLGPVWIKLGQMLSTRRDLFPPQIADQLALLQDKVAPFDGKKARQYIENSFGGPIDQWFDDFDETPLASASIAQVHTAKLKENGKEVVLKVIRPDIQPVIKADIRLMYRLANLLPFLPDGRRLRPKEVIREYEKTLLDELNLLREAANAIQLRRNFENSSMLYIPEVYSDYCHENVMVMERIYGIPVSDIEALNAQKTNMKLLAERGVKVFFTQVFRDSFFHADMHPGNVFISYDHPENPYYIGIDCGIVGSLNKEDKRYLAENFLAFFNRDYRKVAELHVDSGWVPADTNVEDFEFAIRTVCEPIFEKPLSEISFGHVLLNLFNTARRFNMEVQPQLVLLQKTLLYVEGLGRQLYPQLDLWKTAKPFLEDWLHSQIGITALMNGIKSKAPYWIEKMPEIPELVYDSLKQHKNMKLTLDKLTEQISSQRVKQRQSLFLLGIGTTLFLCGSLFFVSGFKTLFSVFISLGLLAWILGWFRSGNAQ; this is translated from the coding sequence ATGCTCCTTAGTGAGTTAAAGCGCCTCTATCATATTATTCAGGTATTCTTATCTTATGGGCTTGATGAATTAATTCCTAAACATCGAATTACTTTACCTGCAAGATTGGGATGCCGAGCACTCTTTTGGATCAAAAATAAGCATCCAGAAAAACCATTAGGTGAACGCTTACGACTCGCATTGCAAACATTAGGGCCTGTTTGGATTAAATTAGGTCAAATGTTATCAACTCGACGTGATCTCTTTCCTCCTCAAATTGCTGACCAACTTGCGCTATTGCAAGATAAAGTTGCCCCTTTTGATGGCAAAAAAGCACGACAATATATCGAAAATTCATTTGGTGGTCCTATCGACCAATGGTTTGATGATTTTGATGAAACACCTCTGGCTTCGGCTTCTATTGCTCAGGTTCATACAGCGAAATTAAAAGAAAACGGCAAAGAAGTTGTGCTAAAAGTTATTCGCCCCGATATCCAGCCTGTGATCAAAGCAGATATCCGTTTAATGTATCGCTTGGCAAATTTATTACCGTTTTTACCTGATGGTCGTCGTTTACGACCTAAAGAAGTGATCCGCGAATACGAAAAAACATTACTCGATGAGCTAAATTTACTGCGTGAAGCCGCTAATGCTATTCAACTTCGCCGTAATTTTGAAAATAGCTCGATGCTTTATATCCCAGAAGTGTATTCAGATTATTGCCATGAAAATGTGATGGTGATGGAACGTATTTACGGTATTCCCGTTTCTGATATTGAAGCGTTAAATGCACAAAAGACGAATATGAAGCTTCTTGCAGAGCGCGGTGTAAAAGTCTTTTTCACTCAAGTGTTTAGAGACAGTTTCTTCCATGCGGATATGCATCCTGGTAATGTGTTTATTAGTTATGATCACCCTGAAAATCCATATTATATCGGCATTGATTGCGGTATCGTTGGTTCATTAAATAAAGAAGATAAACGCTATTTAGCTGAGAACTTCTTAGCTTTCTTTAATCGTGATTATCGAAAAGTTGCAGAGTTACATGTTGATTCAGGTTGGGTGCCAGCAGATACCAATGTGGAAGATTTTGAATTTGCAATCCGTACCGTGTGCGAACCAATTTTTGAAAAGCCTCTGTCTGAGATCTCATTTGGTCATGTGTTGCTTAATCTGTTCAATACCGCACGGCGTTTTAATATGGAAGTACAGCCTCAATTAGTGTTGCTTCAAAAAACACTGCTTTATGTTGAAGGTCTTGGGCGACAACTGTATCCACAATTAGATTTATGGAAAACGGCAAAACCTTTCTTAGAAGATTGGTTGCATAGCCAAATTGGTATTACAGCATTAATGAATGGCATAAAGAGTAAGGCGCCTTACTGGATAGAAAAAATGCCAGAGATACCAGAGCTGGTTTATGATAGTCTGAAACAACATAAAAATATGAAGTTAACACTAGATAAATTGACGGAACAAATAAGTTCGCAAAGAGTCAAACAGAGACAGTCTCTATTTTTATTGGGTATAGGTACGACACTGTTTTTATGCGGTAGCCTGTTTTTTGTTTCTGGTTTTAAAACATTATTCAGTGTTTTTATCAGCTTAGGCCTTCTTGCATGGATTTTGGGTTGGTTTAGATCTGGTAATGCACAATAA
- the tatC gene encoding Sec-independent protein translocase subunit TatC: MAVNDTQPLISHLIELRKRLMYSLVSVLVVFLGLVYFSNDIYQLVSAPLLDKLPQGSNMSATDVASTFLTPIKLTIMVSVFASVPVILYQVWAFIAPALYKHERRLMLPLLVSSTVLFYLGMAFAYFVVFPLAFGFFVNTTPEGVNFIPDISKYLSFVMTLFMAFGAAFEVPIAIILLCWSGVTTPEALKKKRPYILVGAFVVGMVLTPPDVFSQTLLAIPMYLLFEIGVMVSRFYVGNGRRKTPEEEAEEAEEEAETEQQK, encoded by the coding sequence ATGGCAGTAAATGATACCCAACCGCTGATCAGCCATTTAATAGAACTACGCAAGCGTTTGATGTATAGCTTGGTTTCTGTTTTAGTGGTTTTTTTAGGGCTGGTTTATTTTTCTAACGATATCTATCAATTAGTCTCGGCTCCATTACTCGATAAGTTGCCACAAGGGTCAAATATGAGTGCGACAGATGTTGCCTCTACTTTTTTGACTCCGATTAAATTGACAATCATGGTATCTGTTTTTGCTTCTGTACCTGTTATCCTTTATCAGGTATGGGCTTTTATCGCACCAGCATTGTATAAACACGAACGTCGCCTGATGTTGCCGTTACTTGTTTCAAGTACGGTATTATTCTATCTCGGCATGGCGTTTGCTTATTTTGTTGTGTTCCCTCTTGCATTTGGTTTCTTTGTTAATACAACCCCTGAAGGGGTTAACTTTATTCCAGATATCAGTAAATATCTCAGCTTCGTGATGACGCTCTTTATGGCGTTTGGTGCGGCGTTTGAAGTACCTATTGCGATTATCTTACTGTGCTGGAGTGGTGTAACAACACCAGAAGCATTAAAGAAAAAACGTCCTTATATTCTTGTGGGTGCCTTTGTCGTTGGTATGGTATTGACGCCACCAGATGTTTTCTCTCAAACCTTATTAGCAATACCTATGTACTTACTGTTTGAAATCGGTGTCATGGTATCGCGTTTCTATGTGGGTAACGGCCGAAGAAAAACACCTGAAGAAGAAGCTGAGGAAGCAGAGGAAGAAGCTGAAACAGAACAGCAAAAATAG
- a CDS encoding DedA family protein, with the protein MTVQDIIHTITLFVKEHEIWAIPIVFFLAFGESLAFISLLIPATVILLGLGALIGESGLFFWPIWLAAALGAFFGDWVSYWVGFHYKDGVRNLWPISRSPQTLVRGHQFFNRWGIWGVFIGRFFGPFRAIVPLVAGICAMPQRYFQIANLTSAMIWAFGILAPGAFGLQWLAKWVG; encoded by the coding sequence TTGACAGTACAAGATATCATTCATACCATCACTCTCTTTGTAAAAGAGCACGAAATCTGGGCTATTCCTATCGTGTTCTTTCTTGCTTTTGGTGAGTCACTCGCTTTTATTTCTTTGTTGATCCCCGCAACTGTTATTTTATTGGGATTAGGGGCCTTAATTGGTGAAAGTGGCTTGTTTTTCTGGCCGATTTGGCTTGCTGCTGCATTAGGTGCTTTTTTTGGAGATTGGGTCTCGTACTGGGTAGGTTTCCACTATAAAGATGGTGTGAGAAACTTATGGCCAATTTCGCGATCACCACAAACGCTTGTTAGAGGTCATCAATTTTTTAATCGTTGGGGAATCTGGGGCGTATTTATTGGGCGTTTTTTTGGGCCTTTTCGTGCCATTGTGCCTTTAGTTGCGGGCATTTGTGCAATGCCACAGCGTTATTTTCAAATTGCTAATTTAACATCAGCCATGATCTGGGCATTTGGTATTTTGGCACCCGGTGCCTTTGGTTTGCAATGGCTTGCGAAATGGGTGGGATAA